Proteins encoded in a region of the Trypanosoma brucei gambiense DAL972 chromosome 4, complete sequence genome:
- a CDS encoding nucleoporin (NUP54/57), putative: MSVLGSGFGRGAPGGFGAPACSTAGGFGSGFNTATTGGFGAGANTVTTGGFGAGANTATTGGFGAGANTATTGGFGAGANTVTTGGFGAGANTATTGGFGAGANTATTGGFGAGANTATTGGFGAGANTATTGGFGAGANTVTTGGFGAGANTATTGGFGAGANTATTGGFGAGANTATTGGFGAGANTATTGGFGAGANTATTGGFGAGANTATTGGFGAGANTATTGGFGAGANTATTGGFGAGANTATTGGFGAGANTATTGGFGAGANTATTGGFGAGANTATTGGFGAGANTATTGGFGAGANTATTGGFGAGANTATTGGFGAGANTATTGGFGAGANTATTGGFGAGANTATTGGFGAGANTATTGGFGAGANTATTGGFGAGANTATTGGFGSGFNTAGGLGSGGFGAGPNTAGGFGTASVSFFGSTAAGADSRPNAVGASQQQVINCQSAVGRYLLEIDHAYNAMHPNCRFRSFLYNVCAPGQSIMAVERERLIYAAAGGECKEEDLLRAQQRNPDPVHLYPTRVHFMQELKNRVEKQKEILEAMSRHVDSLATKAEHFRELDEANAAQYRELQQEQAMLQRRWYSLLMKVETLRQLGLPLAEESRMGGIASTLSAQLSAPGMYKTALTELQPFLDAESSTITSFLRRNSVGGSEGAICTPSEGVGALRNNRVDQALLRDWARFAERIQQCVEGLSELLERDAADMRAIYQRVASS; this comes from the coding sequence ATGAGTGTGCTGGGATCAGGCTTTGGTCGTGGTGCGCCTGGTGGTTTTGGCGCTCCGGCATGCTCAACGGCAGGAGGGTTCGGTAGTGGATTcaacaccgccacaactggaggatttggtgcaggagccaacactgtcacaactggaggatttggtgcaggagccaataccgccacaactggaggatttggtgcaggagccaataccgccacaactggaggatttggtgcaggagccaacactgtcacaactggaggatttggtgcaggagccaacaccgccacaactggaggatttggtgcaggagccaacactgccacaactggaggatttggtgcaggagccaacaccgccacaactggaggatttggtgcaggagccaataccgccacaactggaggatttggtgcaggagccaacactgtcacaactggaggatttggtgcaggagccaataccgccacaactggaggatttggtgcaggagccaacaccgccacaactggaggatttggtgcaggagccaacaccgccacaactggaggatttggtgcaggagccaacaccgccacaactggaggatttggtgcaggagccaacaccgccacaactggaggatttggtgcaggagccaataccgccacaactggaggatttggtgcaggagccaataccgccacaactggaggatttggtgcaggagccaacaccgccacaactggaggatttggtgcaggagccaacaccgccacaactggaggatttggtgcaggagccaataccgccacaactggaggatttggtgcaggagccaacaccgccacaactggaggatttggtgcaggagccaacaccgccacaactggaggatttggtgcaggagccaacaccgccacaactggaggatttggtgcaggagccaacactgccacaactggaggatttggtgcaggagccaataccgccacaactggaggatttggtgcaggagccaacaccgccacaactggaggatttggtgcaggagccaacaccgccacaactggaggatttggtgcaggagccaataccgccacaactggaggatttggtgcaggagccaataccgccacaactggaggatttggtgcaggagccaacaccgccacaactggaggatttggtgcaggagccaacaccgccacaacCGGAGGATTTGGTAGTGGGTTCAACACCGCCGGTGGTTTGGGATCTGGGGGGTTCGGAGCTGGTCCGAACACTGCAGGTGGGTTTGGAACCGCaagtgtttcattttttggtTCAACAGCGGCTGGTGCTGATTCCCGCCCCAATGCGGTAGGCGCCTCTCAACAACAGGTTATCAATTGCCAAAGTGCCGTGGGTCGCTACCTGTTGGAAATTGATCATGCTTACAATGCCATGCATCCTAATTGCCGCTTTCGGTCCTTTCTTTACAATGTCTGTGCACCTGGGCAATCCATCATGGCGGTTGAGCGGGAACGGCTTATTTATGCGGCGGCTGGTGGCGAATGTAAGGAAGAGGACCTCCTACGGGCTCAACAGCGTAACCCCGATCCCGTCCACTTGTACCCAACGAGAGTGCACTTCATGCAGGAGCTGAAGAACCGCGTAGAGAAGCAGAAAGAGATACTGGAAGCGATGTCAAGGCATGTGGATTCGCTTGCAACGAAAGCTGAGCACTTCCGTGAACTTGATGAAGCTAATGCAGCGCAGTATCGTGAACTGCAGCAGGAGCAAGCAATGCTTCAGCGCCGTTGGTACTCGTTGTTAATGAAGGTAGAGACTCTGCGACAGTTGGGTCTGCCACTTGCAGAAGAAAGTCGCATGGGCGGCATAGCTAGTACCCTTAGTGCCCAACTCTCGGCACCAGGTATGTACAAGACGGCGTTGACAGAATTGCAGCCGTTCCTGGACGCGGAGTCTTCAACTATCACATCTTTCCTTCGCAGGAATTCGGTGGGTGGATCAGAGGGCGCCATTTGCACACCTTCAGAAGGTGTTGGTGCCCTGCGGAATAACCGTGTAGATCAGGCCCTGTTGAGGGACTGGGCGCGATTTGCAGAGCGCATACAACAGTGTGTGGAGGGTCTAAGCGAATTGTTGGAACGTGATGCAGCAGATATGCGGGCCATCTACCAACGCGTCGCTTCCTCCTGA
- a CDS encoding protein kinase, putative produces the protein MKNIEVNPQRKRSREAPPGAEAAESVEEQRLSESYWESKGARSNSASRLSPEIPGDSACMYEYVSGPTAVSISGGNSGNSPGGTHPSERKLKQATLPSYGLVNDTAVFRKELADRDAQIDELREKLAAVETRMSERETTLINTQAQLQEVMDRNNRYQVVLRQEMLRAARQGRCDARRALHLKHFELGQIAVWHSNGREVWVEGNKMRQLTMQLEELSVRRDEVEELKKTAEKRARQILRSNDEDSMAPEVQAALMEAQEAALLYTAEFAALGSAIQSLKQQQQDLNHEKKVFLKEIRRVNDEDASAFVAVPALGHNGRYVMMHLLGKGGFSEVWKAFDLQEARYVACKIHRVQREWSQQVRQHYRDRAVRELKIMRMLEHPHLTRLFDAFDHGTATFVSVMEFSAGTDLDTHLKRCGTLREVEARLIIMQVVSALRYFAAQDQPVIHYDLKPANILFHSSNQSSLLIKITDFGLSKLIPKRDGTNDNPTIELTSQGAGTYWYLPPECFDTTATPRISNKVDVWSCGVIFYQMLFGRRPFAEGESQQQIWQNKLIVSSAHTLTFPDTPRVSQEAKDLIQKCLEYHPADRYDVMQLSQDPYLQRNTRRSARADRALPAAAQHSAATAPVMAHGMPLTSSVEEKLSNLP, from the coding sequence ATGAAAAACATTGAGGTTAACCCCCAACGCAAGCGGTCACGCGAGGCGCCTCCGGGTGCCGAAGCCGCGGAGTCAGTCGAAGAGCAGCGACTGAGTGAGTCGTACTGGGAGTCGAAAGGTGCGAGATCCAACTCAGCATCGAGGTTATCTCCTGAGATCCCAGGTGACAGCGCGTGCATGTACGAATATGTGAGTGGTCCAACTGCTGTTAGCATCAGCGGTGGCAACAGCGGAAACAGTCCCGGAGGCACTCACCCGTCTGAACGTAAATTAAAGCAGGCGACGCTACCTTCATATGGATTGGTGAACGACACTGCGGTATTCCGCAAAGAGCTCGCTGATAGAGACGCGCAGATCGATGAGCTTCGCGAGAAACTGGCAGCCGTGGAGACGCGGATGTCCGAAAGGGAGACAACTCTTATCAACACGCAGGCACAACTACAGGAGGTAATGGACCGTAATAACCGCTACCAGGTTGTTCTTCGTCAGGAAATGTTGCGAGCGGCCCGTCAAGGGAGATGCGATGCCAGACGTGCCTTACATTTGAAGCATTTTGAGCTTGGACAGATAGCAGTGTGGCATAGTAACGGGCGCGAAGTGTGGGTCGAGGGCAACAAGATGAGGCAGCTCACCATGCAGCTTGAGGAGCTTAGTGTACGCCGtgatgaagtggaggagCTCAAAAAAACGGCTGAAAAGCGGGCGCGGCAGATACTGAGGAGCAACGACGAGGACTCGATGGCACCGGAAGTTCAAGCGGCACTGATGGAGGCGCAGGAGGCAGCTCTGCTGTACACCGCAGAGTTTGCAGCCTTGGGTAGCGCCATCCAGTCGctaaaacagcagcaacaagacTTAAATCACGAGAAAAAAGTGTTTCTTAAGGAGATCCGTCGCGTAAATGACGAAGATGCCTCTGCCTTCGTGGCTGTGCCAGCTCTCGGTCACAATGGTCGATATGTAATGATGCATCTGCTCGGCAAAGGAGGCTTCTCTGAGGTGTGGAAAGCCTTTGACTTGCAGGAGGCGCGGTACGTTGCGTGCAAAATCCATCGCGTACAGAGGGAATGGTCACAACAGGTGCGACAACACTACCGGGACCGTGCAGTTCGTGAGCTAAAAATTATGCGAATGCTGGAACACCCGCACCTTACACGGCTCTTCGATGCCTTCGACCACGGCACGGCAACGTTCGTATCGGTCATGGAATTTAGCGCGGGGACCGATCTTGACACGCATCTGAAGCGTTGTGGCACCCTCCGTGAGGTGGAGGCGCGGTTAATCATTATGCAAGTAGTCAGTGCGTTGCGCTATTTCGCAGCACAGGATCAGCCGGTCATCCACTACGATCTTAAGCCAGCGAATATCCTTTTCCATTCTAGTAACCAAAGCAGTTTGCTAATCAAAATAACGGACTTTGGTCTCAGTAAGCTCATCCCGAAGCGAGACGGGACAAACGACAATCCAACCATAGAACTGACGTCACAGGGGGCGGGAACATATTGGTATCTTCCGCCTGAGTGTTTCGACACCACAGCAACTCCTCGGATCAGTAACAAAGTTGACGTGTGGTCATGTGGTGTTATATTCTATCAGATGCTATTTGGTCGCCGTCCATTCGCTGAAGGAGAGTCACAGCAACAAATATGGCAAAACAAACTCATTGTTTCCTCCGCACACACCTTAACGTTTCCCGACACCCCGCGTGTCTCGCAGGAGGCAAAAGATTTAATACAAAAGTGCCTCGAATACCACCCTGCGGACCGCTACGACGTGATGCAACTCAGTCAGGACCCGTACCTCCAGCGCAATACGCGGCGGTCAGCACGTGCAGATCGAGCGCTTCCCGCAGCAGCGCAGCACTCTGCAGCGACAGCACCGGTAATGGCCCACGGGATGCCACTGACAAGTTCCGTTGAGGAGAAGTTGAGCAATCTCCCCTGA
- a CDS encoding T. brucei spp.-specific protein, with amino-acid sequence MFPNAHYPVARPPHIREGYSGGYQRANKHTRNWNTSYTRHPRRTYDRDPPPYTATDVPSVTGSYGLNENFIVVAAPPNDVNCESVITNTNGNAAKQNGSSRATVETGVDTNACAGSISEKSEGTGAVTSRAEIDKGVDTSEKEKYKDLQKLLRRIIDLEFSERCTQRSITVVTTICDTLCVNPVAVVKVMEVMDQCFNESVQNQQPQLLMHYWYIVDAVLKQFNDKPPLLKAALVAIPHFVQKYLPWRGSNLASQSWSNLQSYKSAYEDMLDTWKVFLEKQTHQEIMNLWREGVKDQPTDDTKSKVGGSGLARDAAINTG; translated from the coding sequence ATGTTTCCCAATGCACACTACCCAGTGGCACGACCTCCACACATACGGGAAGGGTACAGTGGTGGGTATCAACGAgcgaacaaacacacacgcaattGGAACACATCTTATACACGTCACCCCCGCCGTACCTACGACCGTGATCCACCACCATATACGGCAACGGATGTGCCATCGGTAACGGGAAGCTATGGCCTCAATGAAAATTTCATTGTCGTTGCAGCACCACCAAACGACGTCAACTGCGAATCTGTTATCACTAACACAAATGGAAACGCTGCTAAACAGAATGGCAGCTCACGGGCTACGGTTGAAACCGGTGTTGATACTAATGCCTGCGCCGGTTCCATTAGTGAAAAAAGTGAGGGTACCGGAGCTGTGACGTCTAGGGCCGAGATTGACAAAGGTGTGGATACTAGTGAAAAGGAGAAGTACAAAGATCTGCAGAAGCTTCTACGGCGTATTATTGACCTGGAGTTCAGCGAACGGTGCACGCAGCGCTCTATTACTGTGGTCACCACTATATGCGACACGCTATGTGTGAATCCTGTGGCCGTTGTGAAAGTAATGGAAGTGATGGACCAGTGCTTCAATGAATCCGTGCAGAACCAGCAGCCTCAGCTTCTAATGCACTATTGGTACATTGTGGATGCGGTGTTAAAGCAGTTCAACGACAAACCTCCCTTGTTAAAAGCAGCATTGGTCGCAATACCACACTTCGTCCAGAAGTACTTGCCGTGGCGTGGCAGCAACCTTGCCAGTCAGTCGTGGAGCAACCTTCAGTCTTACAAATCCGCGTATGAAGACATGCTCGACACCTGGAAAGTTTTCTTGGAAAAACAGACGCATCAGGAAATAATGAATCTATGGAGGGAGGGCGTGAAGGATCAACCTACAGATGATACGAAGAGCAAGGTCGGAGGTAGCGGCTTGGCGAGGGACGCGGCGATCAACACAGGGTAA
- a CDS encoding ribosomal protein L7/L12, putative: MRRFHSILFPMRGVSGNLRVTNGIPCVCRSFSIGVPSGVTPRGMALMPLRESAETVEAIADAYVNMDLQTMRKFHDLVSNSMPWPPGTAPVSCEEMMLQGLAPGTCGGGRVVGATPAVPDAADGSADNGSTADATVVKKVVEKATVDVSLKGYPAGSKVKLIKELRAVTGLALQEAKAAVERCPGMVATALPRGDAEKLKVLLEGHGAEVELL; encoded by the coding sequence ATGCGGCGATTTCACTCCATCTTGTTTCCAATGAGGGGAGTTTCGGGTAATTTGCGTGTCACCAACGGAATCCCGTGCGTGTGTCGCTCATTTAGCATTGGTGTTCCCAGTGGTGTTACCCCTCGGGGTATGGCGTTGATGCCGCTTCGGGAGAGTGCTGAAACTGTTGAAGCTATAGCTGATGCTTACGTCAACATGGACTTGCAAACAATGCGCAAATTTCATGACCTAGTATCCAACAGCATGCCGTGGCCACCCGGCACCGCTCCCGTGTCGTGTGAAGAAATGATGCTTCAGGGATTGGCACCCGGCACGTGCGGGGGCGGACGAGTCGTTGGGGCTACTCCAGCAGTTCCTGACGCTGCTGATGGTTCTGCCGATAATGGTTCCACTGCCGATGCCACGGTTGTAAAGAAAGTCGTAGAGAAAGCCACTGTGGATGTTAGCCTAAAGGGATACCCCGCAGGAAGCAAGGTAAAACTTATTAAGGAGCTGCGGGCGGTAACAGGTTTGGCTTTACAGGAGGCAAAGGCGGCTGTCGAGCGGTGTCCAGGGATGGTAGCCACGGCTTTACCCCGGGGAGATGCCGAAAAACTGAAGGTGTTGCTGGAAGGCCACGGTGCCGAAGTTGAACTGTTGTGa